The following proteins come from a genomic window of Pseudomonas cichorii:
- a CDS encoding DUF748 domain-containing protein, translating to MSKGLKRTLGTLLAVCVLYSLLGFFILPGVALRIANQQLSNYSTVPAKLERLELNPYTLELTLWGLNIGVPGKEQIAFEKLYANLQIDSLWSGALHLLKVELSNPRTEVLFDKTGKLNLAQLFKLPPSEPATNEPAGKPFPLRIDEIRLADGYVHFQDMRPGEPIEFLYDKLNLELKNLSTLPEDNADMTMVAIGPDGGQIDWKGRISLVPITSEGTLKVTDSKMKLWWPYVRDALPLALKDGILNFSTSYTLDLSKETELKLNNAAASISPFVLDAPDGRPLVRLQRLEVSETSVDLARQLVTVGKIRSNKLETWAAREADGQLDWQKLFASQPAKPSPKKPEIDAKAVEPASDTSSQAAARPASPAKPWQVLLQDVQLRNYQVHLSDRVPKEAVTLDVGPLNLDMQNFDSLNKSPFTLKLDTGLGKQGKLTAVGDVNLSPMSARLNVTTRDIDLRLAQAYISPFIRLEMRSGMLDSDLAVDLKSTAPLALAVTGKAQVNQLHTLDTLKQRDFMKWQRLEVEGLNYQHGDNLSITQVNLEQPYARFMINDDRSTNIDDLLIPQPVDKQPASPSPKTASNEKPLGIHIGEVNIKDGSANFADLTLTPNFITAVQQLNGRIGTIDNRQTKPAPVNVEGKVDRYAPVTIKGSLNPFNPMASLDIATSFKRVELTTLTPYSGKFAGFRIRKGRLNLDLHYLITQGKLKAENKVLVEQLQLGEKVDSPDAVDLPIRLAVALLKDTQGRIALELPVEGDLNNPQFSVMPIVWQTLRNLVLRAAQAPFKMLGGLVSGGGSEDLGNISFAAGSSELSSDATKALDTLAAALKERPTLRLEIEGTSAASSDGPLIAQQRLEREYQSTYYKIMQRRGDKVPARAALLQVPDDEKGPMLEGIYRARLKQQPPAEWADLGKEERLNRMRAAVLKFWSSNEVLLRELGQDRAGSIKDYLVQKGQLEDERIYFVDAHLGQAQADGRVISPLHLDSE from the coding sequence ATGTCCAAAGGATTGAAACGTACTCTTGGCACTTTGCTGGCTGTATGTGTGCTTTACAGCCTGCTGGGCTTTTTCATTCTGCCCGGCGTTGCCTTGCGTATTGCCAACCAGCAATTGAGCAACTATTCCACCGTTCCGGCAAAGCTCGAACGCCTGGAGCTCAATCCATACACTCTGGAGCTGACGCTCTGGGGCCTGAACATCGGCGTTCCCGGCAAAGAGCAGATTGCATTCGAGAAGCTATATGCCAATCTGCAGATCGACAGCCTCTGGAGCGGTGCCCTGCATCTGCTGAAGGTGGAACTGAGCAATCCCAGAACCGAGGTGCTGTTCGACAAGACAGGCAAACTGAATCTGGCGCAATTGTTCAAGCTGCCACCCAGCGAACCTGCAACCAATGAGCCTGCCGGCAAACCCTTCCCGCTGCGTATCGATGAAATAAGACTGGCTGACGGCTATGTGCACTTTCAGGACATGCGCCCCGGCGAGCCCATCGAATTCCTTTACGACAAGTTGAACCTGGAGCTGAAAAACCTCAGCACACTCCCGGAAGACAACGCCGACATGACCATGGTCGCCATCGGCCCCGACGGCGGCCAGATCGACTGGAAGGGACGCATCAGTCTGGTGCCGATCACCTCCGAAGGCACCCTCAAGGTCACCGACAGCAAGATGAAGCTCTGGTGGCCTTATGTACGCGACGCCCTGCCACTGGCACTGAAAGACGGCATCCTGAATTTCAGCACCAGCTACACCCTCGACCTGAGCAAGGAGACCGAACTCAAGCTCAACAACGCCGCCGCCAGCATCTCACCATTCGTGCTCGATGCACCTGATGGACGGCCTCTGGTACGCCTGCAACGCCTGGAAGTCAGCGAGACTTCGGTGGATCTGGCCAGACAGCTTGTCACCGTCGGCAAGATACGCAGCAACAAGCTGGAAACCTGGGCTGCCCGTGAAGCCGATGGCCAGCTGGACTGGCAGAAACTGTTTGCCAGCCAACCGGCAAAACCATCGCCGAAAAAACCGGAAATCGATGCAAAGGCCGTAGAGCCTGCTTCCGATACCAGCTCTCAGGCTGCCGCTCGCCCGGCGTCCCCGGCCAAACCCTGGCAAGTTCTGCTCCAGGATGTGCAACTGCGCAACTATCAGGTCCACCTGTCGGATCGGGTCCCCAAGGAAGCCGTCACCCTGGATGTCGGGCCTCTGAATCTGGACATGCAGAACTTCGACAGCCTGAACAAATCGCCTTTCACCCTCAAGCTCGATACCGGGCTGGGCAAACAGGGCAAGCTGACCGCCGTCGGGGACGTCAATCTCAGCCCGATGAGTGCGCGCCTGAATGTCACGACACGAGATATCGACCTGCGTCTTGCCCAGGCTTATATCAGCCCGTTCATTCGCCTGGAAATGCGTAGCGGGATGCTCGACAGCGACCTGGCCGTTGACCTGAAAAGCACCGCCCCCCTGGCTCTGGCCGTTACGGGCAAGGCCCAGGTCAACCAGTTGCATACCCTCGACACCCTCAAGCAACGCGACTTCATGAAGTGGCAGCGTCTGGAAGTTGAAGGCCTGAATTATCAGCATGGCGACAATCTGTCGATTACCCAGGTCAATCTGGAGCAGCCTTATGCACGCTTCATGATCAATGATGATCGCAGCACCAACATCGATGACCTGCTTATTCCGCAGCCTGTAGACAAGCAGCCCGCTTCCCCATCACCCAAAACCGCCAGCAATGAAAAACCGCTGGGCATTCATATCGGCGAGGTGAACATCAAGGACGGCTCGGCCAACTTCGCGGACCTGACTCTGACACCTAACTTCATCACCGCCGTGCAGCAGCTCAATGGCCGCATCGGCACCATCGATAACCGCCAGACCAAACCGGCACCGGTGAATGTCGAGGGCAAGGTGGACCGTTATGCACCGGTCACCATCAAAGGCAGCCTCAACCCGTTCAACCCGATGGCCAGCCTCGATATCGCCACCAGCTTCAAGCGTGTCGAACTGACCACATTGACGCCCTACTCCGGGAAGTTCGCCGGGTTCCGAATCCGCAAGGGCCGTCTCAATCTCGACCTGCACTACCTGATTACCCAAGGCAAGCTGAAGGCCGAAAACAAGGTGCTCGTCGAGCAACTGCAACTGGGCGAGAAAGTCGACAGTCCCGATGCAGTGGACTTGCCGATTCGTCTGGCGGTCGCCTTGCTCAAGGACACTCAGGGCAGGATTGCCCTTGAGCTGCCGGTTGAAGGCGATCTGAACAACCCGCAATTCAGCGTCATGCCGATTGTCTGGCAAACCCTGCGCAACCTTGTGCTGCGAGCGGCACAGGCGCCTTTCAAGATGCTGGGAGGTCTGGTGAGCGGTGGAGGTTCAGAGGACCTGGGCAATATCAGTTTCGCGGCAGGTTCCAGCGAACTGAGCAGTGACGCCACAAAAGCTCTGGATACGCTTGCAGCCGCACTCAAGGAGCGCCCGACACTGCGCCTGGAGATCGAAGGCACCAGCGCGGCCAGCAGCGACGGCCCATTGATCGCCCAGCAGCGTCTGGAGCGCGAATATCAGTCCACTTACTACAAGATCATGCAACGCCGTGGCGACAAGGTCCCGGCCAGAGCCGCCTTGCTGCAAGTGCCTGATGACGAGAAAGGTCCGATGCTCGAAGGTATCTATCGCGCTCGTCTCAAGCAACAACCACCGGCAGAGTGGGCAGACCTGGGCAAGGAAGAACGCCTGAACAGGATGCGCGCTGCCGTGCTCAAGTTCTGGAGCAGCAACGAGGTCCTGTTGCGTGAGCTGGGTCAGGACCGGGCTGGCAGTATCAAGGACTATCTGGTACAGAAGGGGCAACTGGAAGACGAACGTATCTATTTCGTCGATGCGCACCTGGGCCAGGCACAAGCTGATGGCCGGGTTATCAGCCCACTTCATTTGGACAGCGAGTAA
- a CDS encoding class I SAM-dependent rRNA methyltransferase: MSSLNQALSVALDNRQNLLAELHQQGTDCYRLFHGSQEGASGLTIDRYGPQLLVQSFHNTLDLDSLLGLHALVNARLDLETLLVYNDRSQGNSRIDRQDPIYKAHEAALQDLIGHEWGLNYRVRGRHNGQDPLLFLDLRNTRGWVKANSKGKSVLNLFSYTCGVGLSAAAGGASEVCNLDFAESNLAVGRENGALNPQLPPMQFIQSDYFPAIRQLAGLPISSRRGQKLPDYVKLEQRQYDLVLLDPPAWAKSAFGTVDLLRDYQSLLKPALLSTAEDGVLICCNNLAKVSMDDWREQVLRCASKAGRPVLDCRVMKPAEDFPSRDNQPPLKTLILQF, encoded by the coding sequence ATGTCTTCCTTGAATCAGGCGCTCAGCGTCGCCCTCGATAACCGTCAAAACCTGCTGGCCGAGCTGCATCAGCAAGGGACGGACTGCTATCGCCTGTTTCACGGTAGCCAGGAAGGTGCCAGCGGCCTGACCATCGACCGCTATGGCCCGCAACTGCTGGTACAAAGCTTTCATAACACGCTGGATCTGGACTCGCTGCTGGGGCTGCATGCGCTGGTCAATGCCCGGCTGGATCTGGAAACCTTGCTGGTTTATAACGACCGCTCGCAGGGTAACTCCCGCATCGACCGCCAGGACCCGATCTACAAGGCTCATGAGGCCGCGCTGCAAGACTTGATCGGCCATGAGTGGGGCCTGAACTACCGGGTACGCGGCCGTCATAACGGTCAGGACCCGCTGCTGTTTCTCGACCTGCGCAATACCCGCGGCTGGGTCAAGGCGAACAGCAAGGGCAAAAGTGTCTTGAACCTGTTTTCCTACACCTGTGGCGTCGGCCTGAGCGCTGCTGCCGGTGGCGCGAGTGAAGTCTGCAATCTGGACTTTGCCGAAAGCAACCTGGCCGTGGGCCGCGAGAACGGCGCACTCAACCCGCAATTGCCGCCGATGCAGTTCATCCAGTCGGACTACTTCCCGGCCATCCGGCAACTGGCAGGCTTGCCGATCAGCTCGCGTCGCGGGCAAAAACTTCCGGATTACGTAAAGCTTGAACAGCGCCAATATGATCTGGTGCTGCTCGATCCACCTGCCTGGGCCAAGAGCGCTTTCGGCACGGTCGATCTGCTGCGTGATTACCAGAGCCTGCTCAAACCGGCACTCTTGAGCACTGCCGAAGACGGCGTGCTGATCTGCTGCAATAACCTGGCAAAAGTCAGCATGGACGATTGGCGCGAGCAGGTTCTGCGTTGCGCCAGCAAAGCGGGCCGACCAGTGCTTGATTGCCGGGTCATGAAGCCTGCCGAAGACTTTCCGTCCCGGGACAATCAGCCTCCACTCAAGACGCTGATTCTGCAGTTCTGA